A window from Erythrolamprus reginae isolate rEryReg1 chromosome 9, rEryReg1.hap1, whole genome shotgun sequence encodes these proteins:
- the PSMG3 gene encoding proteasome assembly chaperone 3 yields MATHPIPLSKQTREVVCGIPTEVVCSAFGPTILVVVTQYGKMGTLVSVEPETVPDGISRALWTTKVLLGKDEPLVHISAKHLVTSVSQEAGNKTVLLAMALKDKSMEGIRTLKELIHQCRVW; encoded by the exons ATGGCGACCCATCCCATCCCGCTCTCAAAGCAGACCAGGGAAGTTGTGTGTGGCATCCCGACGGAGGTGGTGTGCTCGGCGTTTGGACCCACAATCCTGGTGGTCGTGACCCAGTATGGGAAAATGGGGACTTTGGTCTCAGTGGAGCCTGAAACCGTCCCGGATGGGATCAGCAGAGCTTTGTGGACCACCAAAGTTCTCCTGGGCAAAGATGAG CCTCTCGTCCACATCTCCGCCAAGCATCTGGTCACCTCGGTGTCTCAGGAAGCTGGCAACAAGACCGTTCTACTGGCCATGGCTCTGAAGGACAAAAGCATGGAAGGCATCCGAACGTTGAAGGAACTCATCCACCAGTGCCGAGTGTGGTGA